Within Phocoena phocoena chromosome 9, mPhoPho1.1, whole genome shotgun sequence, the genomic segment TAATAGCAATTGTTACTATACTGTTAACCTCAGGATGTAAGGAGTATAACCAAggcattatataattttaatctctggtagAGAGTaacagggaggaaggaaacaaaacattAACCAGAGATTGCTCAGGCTAAGCCTAGTGTTACTTACAGAGAAGGATTTTTCTGATATATATCCAATCTAACGTCTTAAAGCAGATTAGACCAGAAAATGTCAAGTCAGAAAAGAACAAGATGAGTTACGTTCAGTTTTAAGTTTTTATGGAAATTGAACTGAAATACATAGAACAAGCTAGGTGAAAGTAACCTAGTTACTTGAAATAATGAACTCAATAGATATTGGGAGGCTGGCACCAGAGAGCTTGTAGAATTGGTTTGTGACTATGATTCTGACATGCAGAGCCTATGGGATAAAACatttatgtagttttattttgttttcaaatgctgTGTAATGAATTACTTTGTAAAATGTGATACAGTTACTTTGAATAAGACTTAAAATCTTCAATTTGTTCAGAAAATATGTTCACTTAGATTCCCTGGAATGTTGCTTCTAAATTGAAAATGAAGTTGCCAAATACTGAGAATACAAAAGTTCCCACTTTCTACTTTTGTTTTCACGAAATAGACCGATAGACAAAACAgtctcccactttttttttttttttgtggtacgcggacctctcactgttgtggcctctcccgttgcggagcacaggctccggacgcgcaggctcagcggccatggctcacgggcctagccgctccgtggcacgtgggatcttcccggactgcggcacgaacccgcgtcccctgcatcggcaggcggactctcaaccactgcgccaccagggaagccccagtcgtctcccactttttatttttacagaacaTATGAATTGTTCTGTAACTACCAGAGAAGGGTTTAAACCTGATTAACACCCATGACAATTTGCCTCAGTGAACAGGCTTTGGCAAGCCAATCGATCAATGCCACTTTTTAAAGTCAGCAAATCAGACTCGCCTCCAATAAACATGCTGAGTGCCAACCAATCAACAACAATCTCACCCAGGTAACCACGCCTCTACAGATGACGTCAACTTTCTTAAGCCCCTGAAAGTCTTCCAAACCCTGTACGGAAAGCTTCCCACAAACCCCATATAAGCCTAGTACTCTGCTCCTTGAGACTGTTGTCTGCTCAGCATTGCTTTTCTATAATAAGCAATAAATTTAGCTTTATCCGTTCATTTCAGATATCAAGTGGTGGTTCCAGCATCCTTTGATAATACTGAAAGAGAGTATAATGGTAGTGTAAGGCCCTGCAGTAATCCCTCTAGGGTCAAGAGCGTTACCTCATAGCAGCTATTTCCTTCAGGTATATCCGTCCATATGTTCCCCAGCGCCAAAACCTTCTCAGGATGAAGAACACAGAGTCAAAAAACACTTACGGTTTTTATATTTACTCCAGGTCCAGGTTGGGATAAAGCAGGAATCATTAAATGGTAAGGGTTCCATAGCTATGGCTATGGTTCCCACTTGGTTGTTGAGTGCAGCCGCCTTAGACAGTTTTATCATCACCAAGTCATTCTTCAGAGATCCTGCGTTGAATTCAGGGTGGGGCACCACCATTGAGTAATTCCGCACCTgctctttcttatttttgatgTTGGGTTGATAAACTCCCAATCGGATTTTAACACTATGGAAGAAAGAAGGCAGGCAGTTGGAAAAGAACAGGGTCACAGAACATCAGAATTGCAAGAAGTGTCAGAGGTGACCTCCTCCAGTCATCTTAATTTTATCTCTTAGACCTGAGAACTCAAGTGACCGGCCTTGGTCTgtaaaatagtaataacaatagtTTATAGGACTGTTGTGTTAGACTCAATGTATAGACATGAAACCTGACATGGTATCTGCCACCTAGAGCATACTCAGTGCAATCTAgttgtgatgatggtgatgatggtggtgacggtgatgATGGATGATCTGAATGAAGAGGTAACAGAGATGGCACCACAATGCATCATTGCAGAGGCCGTTGCCTGCGCTACACTGTCTCAAGCAACTCTTGAGCAAAGCACATTGTACCCTTTGTTTCTGGATATTCTTAGGCCCTTCCCAGCTCCTCTTGGGCCCATATCATTGTATTTACCATGTGCTGCCTACACTCATTGTAGATTCACAAGACTCTTAGTAGTCTATCaggactcccatttaccatcttcCATTACATTTCCCGGACAAATTAAAAACCCACAGGCTTCCAGTGTCAGGAGTCCAGTCACGTAACAGACACAGGAGCCACTGCCTACCAGAAATAGTTCATGCGTTAGGCCTGGCTGAGAGAAGAACATCCAGTTCACCAGCTCCAGTTCTTGGAGGGGATGAActgtctttatttcctttgtatCTCTCATTAACACACAGAGCACGGCTTCAATCTGGGTCTGAGTAAACTGTCTTGAACAACCAGATGGCTAAGAGTTCTGAGTTAGAAATGACCCTTATCTACTCCTGAAACTCTGGCTAGGTCCCAATCATACAACAGTTTCTCACACACAGCAGAGACACTGAGGTTTGTAAGGGACAGCATCATCTCGTGCAGAGCTCCTTTGCCCTTCTCCTGTTACCTGCATCGCATGGCTTCTGCTAACACTTGGACCTCAGCCTGGGAACACCCACCCCTACTCATTACACTCACTCAGCACTGGTCTGTCAGTTTGGCAAACACTCAATTATCTTTACTGCTTCAGAGACTCTGTacactattccctctgcctggaattttcCCCAGGATTTATTCACTTGGTTGCATCCCCCTCTTCCTGTTGGTCTCATCTCTTCAACTAGGCCTGACATGATCACCCTAAGCAACGTAGATATCTTGCTTTATTCCTGTATTCTTCAGCTTGGCactctttttaatgttttatttggggacatGTATTTGTTTGGGCTTACTTCCTCTACCAGAATGTGAGGTCCATGAGGGAAAACGAATTTCTGTCTTGTTCCCTTGCTGTTTTTTCAGTGCATTAAGCAGTCCCTAGaatatagtaaatgttcaataagtatgttgaatgaatgaatattatttaCTCTCTGTGAGAAAGAGTCTTCTGACAGCTTCCTCTTCATCTCCTCCTAAACCACCCAAGTgtgtattattttccccattggGAATACGACCCTCTCTCTTCCTGGGGCTTCTAATTCCCTAGGATGCCATTAGAACTTGCTGGGATGCCTCATGAGACCTGATTTTGTTCGAATAGAACCCTCATGGCTCCCAAGAGCAAATGGATACTTACGGTAAGGGGCAGTGAGCAGTGGTCAGTACCCACTCAGGGTGAATGAGAGACCCCACACAGGGTTCCGGGAAGGACTGAAGATAGACCATGTAAGGAACAGTAAAATCTTCTTCTACGTTCATCTTCTCAGTGTTAGAATCTTGGGCCAGAATGACTCCTAAAGAATCAGTGGGGTCACAGGTAGAAGGAGAGACAGGGCAAGAGGTGAGAGTTGACTAGGATAGTTTTTGCCACCTTAAGGTTTTCAAGGACAATGTCAAGGTcttcaagttatttttaaatattcttttaaatcaaAGGGCAATCATGCATGTCACCTGAGCTCTACACATGAAGAAAACTGACACATGTCTTTGCTTGAGATGGAGGTATATTAAAGTTCTATGAAACTAATGCAAAGGCTTATCTGAGGCTGATCAAAAACCCTGATTGGCAGTGCTgtgtattataaaaatgaaaaaaaaagacttactactttaaaaataatagtttaaattaacttttgccaggaatgaaaggaaaaagttaaatACTGCCTGACTTTGGTGGTGAAAGGAGTGGAAAAGCTTGGGATAGGGCCACGAGGCTCTCAGAGCCCCTGACCCAGCCCCCCTTCCTTTCCTGCACTCACTCCTCCAAAGTCCATCTGCCCAGAGAAAGGGAAGATATACTTTTCTGGTGTCTGTCCAGGAGACTCGGCAATCTAGGAAATCACACACTCAAGAGTCctgggagagtgtaggggacttATAGTGACGTATCCTAACATGCTCACAGGCACTGGAGAAGCTCAGAGAGACTGCTGGTGGGGTGAGCTGTGCATTGAGATTGGTTCCTTTCGTTTGCATCAACAGTTACTTGAAGGAAATGCCCACCAACTCCTCTCTCTTCAGTTGTGGCTAGCTACCTCCCTCTCTGACCCTCCCACACACCACCGCATATCTACCTAAGCAGCAACAAGACCCCAGACTCACCAGCTGCGCTCATGAGTGCAAAGATGAGATAGCACTTCATGGCAGGCTGGGATCTTGCCAGGAGCAGACAAGTCAAATCAAGCTGTCAGATGTCTCAATCTTTAGTCCAAGCGTCCTTGGCAAGAACAGCGGGGGGGAGAAAATATTAAGTCGGCGGGTAGGGGAGAAGCAAGGCTTTTACAGATGTCTTCAAACGAGCCCTGATCAAAATCCAGTTACATAAGTCACACCCGAGATCTGTCTCTGATGTGGGTGAAAGGGAAAGGGGCAGACCAAGTCCAGCCCCTGGTGCCTCTTCTCTGACCCTAAAAATCTCAGGAGTACCTGCTGAcattctcctcccctctctgtgACACAGTCTTTCTTTGTTGTCCTCTCCTCCCTTTGTGACTGTGaacctctctccctgccctcactTGCCATCTCCCTTTTCCTCAAGAGTCCCTCTGCCCCTCTCAGAGACTCTTCAAACATTGGGGTATGAAATAGATTTAACAAATCACCCTCCCCTCACCATTTTAGTGACGAGGATGCCGTAGGCCTCGTGGAAGTTAACAGCCAAGTCAGGACTCGGAATGGTGTTTCCAGATTTCCCCTGATGTGTACAACTTTACCTGAGCCCTGTGTTCTCAGAAAACAGCAGTGGGTGAAAAATTCTTGGAAATTCTGTATTCTGAGAAATGGGTCATCACAAAGAATGACCCTTCCCCATATGAGTTTGAAAAGGCTCCATCCACTCTCTCATGGCTCCCATAAGACCTTGGATGACTCCTTTGTGGACAAGGTCAGCTTTTGTGTGACAAGGTCAGCCACAGACCTTCCCGCCTTTGCCTGAACCACACGGACCATCCAGCTCCCCGTTCTTTCTCTCATCAATGATTAGCTGAGCTTAGAACTCTTTTCCCCCGCCCCAATCTAACTACAACTAGAGATAAACACTTCCTGTTCAGCTAACTGAGAATTCCCCTGATTGCAAAACAACCTCAACTGTTAATCTCCCCACCTGTAACTTGTCTACATCTCCCTACAAAAGTCTTAAGGCGAAAGCATCCTGCCGATGCACTCTGATCTCCAGATCTGGGATGTTCTTCTTATTGCAATAATCTGAATAAAATCAATCTCCCTACCTGTTCAGTTTCTGTGTTTGACACTTAGTACTCTTTTTAATGCACCCCACTCCTTCTTTTTATAAGTTAGCCTTAACTTTCTGACTGCCCCCCCCCCGAGATATGTAACAAATAGTGGTTTCAACCatggatattggtctatagttttcttgtgttgtctttctctggctttggtatcagggtaatgttggccttgtagaatgagttgggaagtgttctccCTTCTTCGgcttttggaggagtttgagcaGGGTTGGTGTTCATTCTTTGAATGTTTGTTAGGATTCTCCAGCTGAGCTGTCTGGTCCCGGCGTTTTCTGTGTTGAGAGGTTGTTGATTACTGACTCAATCTCTTTACTCATTAtgggtctgttcagattttctatttataaagtgcttagaacagcaaGTTCTAGTGGTAAAtagtaagtgctatataaatgcctgttaaataaaataactataaccTTAGGACCCCCATATTTTCCAGGCCTCTGGGGACACTTTTTTATCTATGTCCAAATATTGTTGTAAGTCCTTAAATCTGTGTAACATTTCCATGTTTATTAATAGCAGTGAGGAGCATAGACTCAGGAGTGAGGCTCCTATAGGTAGGGTTCAATTCCTGGCTTCAGGACTCTCTAGGTGCCTTGTCCTGATAAAAACAtttaacctctttaagcctcagtatTCTAACTTATAAAATGGGAGGAATATTAGCACCTAATTCATAGGATGGACATCTTgtttgcttccaggttttggcaattataaatacagCTGCTGTCAACACCCATgagcaggtttttgtgtggagatacattttcagctcctttgagtaaataccaaggagtgtgattgctggatcgaATGGCAAGAGTATGTTTAGAAAGTTTCCACAGCTTAGATGGAATGTAAATTAAAAAGGGATTAGACTGAGCTACTTAgaaaaaatggatatttttaagACTAAATAAAGACTTTTCTAGTTGCATTTTTTCAACAAGGCAGACATTCTTCCTTGACTTTTAAAAGTAAGGCTAAAATCATACCAAGATagtaaatatctttattttttaaaggtcttttaaaatttgattttaacaCTAAATTTACTTGCCATAAAAGATACATGATTAAActagttttcatttaaataatgaattaaataagATTTCTAGGGAAAAAGAGGCTTCTATTTGTCTTATTAAAGCAAATATTCTTAGATAAATTCATCTTGAGTATACCTTGAAAATTTTTGCTCGTTAAGGGGAAAACTAACAGATTATGGAGTATACCAATCTGAAGTGAAGTTACTTCTATCCAGCTTATATATcccatatgaaaaaatatttacataagtaGCTAAACTTCCAAGTGcaaatattgctttattttacatAGCTATCAAAGGTCCTAACCATGAAGTTGACAGTTGAGAGCCTGTCTGAGAGTTTTCAGAGCAAGTGATAAgtaaattaaatctatctgttatTGCAGTGAGATATAGCAAGCAAAAAAACTTTTCCTAATCTCAGACTGTTACCTCTTTACATTGCCTTATTTTTGCTATGAAATATCATGTCTTCCTGGATTTTATTGAATCATGAATTAGGTATTTATTTGTAGTAGATATCTTTTGGTGAGAGATATCTCTTCTGACTACAAAATGGGTTTTTAAATCATAGTATGCTTTCACAGGtcttttgatgtttttcttttgattatactTTGGAAGCAGATCTTTGCTTTCCATTTACCCATTCTTTgatccagttttcttttcctgtggcaTTTGCATTGATTAGCATTATATTCTCTAgtctctatttatttgttttctgtttgcccAATCAGAATGAATACACCGTGAAGGCAAGGTTGTAACTGTTTTCTTCCCTGCTGTATCTTTAGTGAATAAAACACTGTTAGGCAGGTAATAGGCCCTCAATAAGTTAAGCGGTTGGATAAATGAATAGAATAGTTACATTGTCTCCACTGTACAACATACCAAGTTTATTTAATCAATCCTCTGTTAATGACTATTTGAGTTCTTTCCGGATTTTCAGTGTGATGTAGACAATACATCAGTAAGCATCCTTGATTACTCTTGGTGGAGACTGTGGCTGCCTCCTTAAAATCTCCACCTCCTTTTCTTGATAGCTAACCTTATAATTACTCAGTTAACCAAATATATACCAAGTAGACTGTGTTTATTGCAAAATGAAAAGGTTACTCATGCTTTGATGGTGTAACTTAATTATAAGTGCAACAGCGTAATCCTCTCAGTTATTGGCTCAGTGATGAGAGAGTGACCAAATTCAGTTAAGGAGACACAATATGTTTGACAGCAGCTTCTGGGGGAAAAGCTTCTTTCTCCCTATAGACAGGCAAGGGAGAGTATGGCTCCAACAGCTGTCTTGATCACAAGTCTTTATCCGTAGGATAAAGCTGACAgtgatgcagagggcaaagacagaaataaattggGTCCCCTGATGGCATTTTTGAATTGCTGAATCAAACCATTCTTGCAGTGCTCACTATTTCTAAGCTTCCACCAGTGCATTTTAAAGTACATGTTAAAGTATGAGTTGGACATTCTTTTCCTTGCAACTGAATGATTCCTAAATGATACACTCAcacttacacattttttttttttttttgccgtacgcaggcctctcactgttgtggcctctcccgttgcggagcggaggctccggacgcgcagactcagtggccatggctcacgagcctagccgctccgcggcatgtgggatcttcccggaccggggcacgaacccgtgtcccttgcattggcaggtggactctcaaccactgcgccaccagggaagccccacatttttgtttttataagcaCATTTTAATAGGATAGGATTCTAGAAGTTTAGTTGCTGGGCCAAAGAGCATATAGATTTCaccttttaatataatttcacaAATTGTAACAAGTCAGATTTTAAATAAGAGATAGAAAATGCCAAGATATGCTGAAAAGGGACTATTGGATGGCATccagaaaaatgatttatttgccttttcataCTTTACTCTGGGCCTGCCCTGATCTCTCATCTTTTATGTTATCTCACTTATCTTTTCAGGTCTCTGAATCTTCCCTCTACCTGAGGTGCTTAGGTGAGTAGGTGTAtattggtggtggtgatgggtggGGTAGAAGAACGTTTCAGAGGGAACAGGGAAATCTTTAAACTCATTTGTCTCTGTAGAGAAGCCTGAGATGTTTATTTAAGGTAgatataaggtaacatttaaaa encodes:
- the LOC136128498 gene encoding probable inactive serine protease 58, with product MKCYLIFALMSAAGVILAQDSNTEKMNVEEDFTVPYMVYLQSFPEPCVGSLIHPEWVLTTAHCPLPVKIRLGVYQPNIKNKKEQVRNYSMVVPHPEFNAGSLKNDLVMIKLSKAAALNNQVGTIAIAMEPLPFNDSCFIPTWTWSKYKNLSDPDMLTWINQYILPYDECQNMQDERMAINIMCVGQPLKTLSENKEVSAAPAICGGRLHGILTWAKGSVTLGSEGFFTEVNPYARWIINTIESY